In Streptomyces sp. 71268, the DNA window GCCGGCGCACCGGCCCGGGCACGAGGTCGAGCAGTGTGTGGGGCGTCATCTGTGGGTCTCCAGGTGCTTGCGGTTGAGCCACTTGGGCAGCCCCGGGGCCTCCAGGAAGCCCTCGGCGCGGGCGCTGGCGAGGCCGATCCGCAGCAGGTCGGTGCTCTTCTCGAAGAGCAGGTAGCGCGGCTCCCAGATGGGCCGGTACTTCGCGTTGGCCCGGTACAGCGACTCGATCTGCCACCAGCGCGAGCAGAAGCTGAGCAGCGAGCGCCACAGCCGAAGGACGGGCCCGGCGCCCAGCCTGGCGCCGCGCTCGAAGACCGAGCGGAACATCGCGAAGTTCAGCGAGATCTGGTTGACGCCCACCTCCTTCGCGCGCTGGATCAGCTCCAGGACCATGAACTCCATCAACCCGTTGTCCGAGTCGCGGTCCCGGCGCATCAGGTCGAGCGAGAGGCCGTGCGGCCCCCAGGGCGCGAAGCTGAGCAGGGCCTTGGGCGTGCCGTCGGCGTCGAAGCACTCCAGCATCACGCAGCGGCCGTCGTTCGGGTCGCCGAGGCGGCCCAGCGCCATGGAGAACCCGCGCTCGGTCGCGCCGTCGCGCCAGTCGTCGGCGAGGCGGACCAGTTCGGCCATCTCCGCGTCCGGGATCTCCTCGTGCCGCCGGATGCGCACGGTGTACCCGGCGCGCTTCACGCGGTTGTACGCCTGCCGCACGGTGCGCATCGCGCGCCCTTCGAGGGTGAACTCGGCGGTGTCCACCAGCGCCTCGTCACCCAGTTCCAGCGCGTCCAGGCCGTGCCGCGCGTAGACCGTGCCGCCCTCCTCGCTGGCGCCCATGACGGCGGGGGCCCAGCCGTGCTCGCGGGCCTCGGCCAGCCAGCGGTCGATCGCGCCGGGCCAGGCCTCCGGGTCGCCGATCGGGTCGCCGGAGGCCAGTGAGACGCCGCCGACGACGCGGTAGGTG includes these proteins:
- a CDS encoding phosphatidylglycerol lysyltransferase domain-containing protein → MGEVRLSPEEGKQRGPWAQRSAAFAVWYLRAVTFVNLLSAVWVSFGNDLRRHNVDEYFTPYLLTAGFFSAALSLFLAVTMRRRKRAAWILNLVISGLLLVVFALAMPFHEFRQHAQNWVSLLLTALFVAALLVGRREFYAKGDRSNPKLAAVVAVGGLLVGSLLAAGLVTLANTATDDERSTFLTRWRYGVMRLISLAADEDRFPGIATPGWVDVIINIMSTLLLLLVLYVAFRSRRAVDPITPGDEEKLRALLDRHGERDSLGYFALRHDKSVIWSPSGKSAVTYRVVGGVSLASGDPIGDPEAWPGAIDRWLAEAREHGWAPAVMGASEEGGTVYARHGLDALELGDEALVDTAEFTLEGRAMRTVRQAYNRVKRAGYTVRIRRHEEIPDAEMAELVRLADDWRDGATERGFSMALGRLGDPNDGRCVMLECFDADGTPKALLSFAPWGPHGLSLDLMRRDRDSDNGLMEFMVLELIQRAKEVGVNQISLNFAMFRSVFERGARLGAGPVLRLWRSLLSFCSRWWQIESLYRANAKYRPIWEPRYLLFEKSTDLLRIGLASARAEGFLEAPGLPKWLNRKHLETHR